From one Cynocephalus volans isolate mCynVol1 chromosome X, mCynVol1.pri, whole genome shotgun sequence genomic stretch:
- the LOC134368585 gene encoding phosphatidylinositol-binding clathrin assembly protein-like, with amino-acid sequence MTLVEADSLDSNKSNYKSQLCNFTCMTLDLIQYINETNMSVQHLADVLYKKTRSSNWVVVFKALVTVHHLMVHGNERFIQHLASRPSFFTLHSFLDISIIEAYTMSAFIRRYSRYLNEKSLAYRLMASDVTKSKRGRDGVIRAMSTEQLLNTLPVIQTQLDALLNFNANPDELTNGIIRAAFMLLFRDALRLFAAYNEGILNLLDKFFDMRKNQCKESLGIYINFLEKTTKLTQFLRVAEQVGIDQSNIPNLIQPPRSLLEALKQHLASLEEKNISPPCSVSFSALARGLTVSCVSVNKQPIAPARPSPVAAGGGTAQPKKTSCQKESLWIQEKERRFSRN; translated from the exons ATGACACTGGTAGAAGCTGACTCTCTGGACTCAAACAAATCTAATtacaaatcccagctctgcaattTTACCTGTATGACCTTGG ATCTAATACAgtacatcaatgaaacaaatatgAGCGTTCAACATCTGGCTGACGTTCTTTATAAGAAAACTAGGAGCAGTAACTGGGTGGTGGTGTTCAAAGCTCTGGTTACTGTGCATCATCTCATGGTCCACGGAAATGAG CGTTTCATCCAACATCTTGCATCTCGACCCTCTTTCTTCACGTTACACAGCTTCCTGGATATAAGCATCATAGAAG cttataCGATGTCAGCCTTCATCAGACGGTACAGCAGGTATTTGAATGAAAAGTCACTCGCATACAGACTGATGGCATCTGACGTTACAAAAAGCAAGAGAGG gAGAGATGGTGTGATAAGAGCTATGAGTACTGAACAGCTGCTAAACACGCTTCCAGTTATTCAAACCCAGCTGGATGctcttcttaattttaat gcAAATCCTGATGAACTAACTAATGGTATAATACGTGCTGCTTTTATGCTTCTCTTTAGAGATGCTCTCCGTCTCTTTGCAGCCTATAATGAAGGGATCCTTAATCTGCTAG acaaGTTTTTTGACATGAGGAAGAACCAGTGCAAGGAGAGTTTGGGGATTTACATCAACTTCCTCGAAAAAACCACCAAATTGACACAGTTCCTGAGGGTTGCAGAG CAAGTTGGAATTGACCAGAGCAACATTCCAAATCTTATTCAG CCACCCCGGAGTTTACTTGAAGCACTAAAACAGCATTTAGCttctttggaagagaaaaacatttcaccACCTTGCAG CGTGTCGTTCAGCGCGCTTGCTCGGGGTCTGACCGTGTCCTGTGTGTCTGTGAACAAGCAGCCTATTGCCCCAGCGCGACCCTCACCTGTAGCAGCTGGAGGTGGCACTGCTCAGCCAAAGAAAACTTCTTGCCAGAAAGAATCATTATGGAtccaagaaaaagagaggagatttAGCCGAAACTGA